TATTTTTGTCGCCGCGGTAGTGTCGCTTCATAAATTTGTGCGGAGGGGCTTCGCCGTTTTCAAGCACGTGTGGGGTGATAAAAGTGGCATAGTTCGTGCTTGAGCCCAAGCCGCTTGTGATCGAAAATGATCTTTGCTACAGGGTCCAACGACGCGCGTTGGGCAGTTGCGTGCCCAGAGATCGCCTACGATCTCCTAGCCGATCGACCAAAAGCGGCCGTGTACTCGCATTACATCCGGACCTCAACAGGTTATCGTGTCCTAGGAACACGAGAGAACTAGCGATCGTGCTTCAAAACGAGTGCGgttaagaaaaatatttttttttatctcaaaaCCTGTTAAACGTAAGGGTATCAATGTCACGACTTTTAaaagtgaagcttaagggtccccaaaCTTTTCTAGTTTTGTTCTAATGCTACattgtttttttgctgttcttaTTAGAATGAAACAGCGGCCACCTGCTAACGTTGACTGTTGCTGCACCGCTTTTTCAGGTCCGACACTCGCAGGCCGTCTCCGACAAGCCGTTAGAAGCCTCGGTGCTAACAAAAGAAGATGGAGAAATCTTGAATGCGCATTGCATTTGCAAGGCAGGCCTCGGGGAGGCATGCTCGCACATTGCAGCGTTATTATTTTATGTAGAGATTGTGGTGAGGAAGAGAGATGGCAAAGTATGCACCGATAAAGAGAATGCCTGGCTCCCACCTTATGTGAGGCACCTTGAGGGCAAGCGGTACTCCGATGTTAGCTTTGCTTCGGCACGtgccaagaaaaagtgcatggATGCTGGCAAATCAAGCCATGCTTACAGACGACAGAGCAAGGTCGTTGAAAAAACTACGGATGTAGAGTGGTCGTCATTTTTGGCAGCTTGTCATAGGAGCAACAGCCGGCCAGTTCTGTTGTCTGTGCACAGCACATATGCGGCAGATTTTGTTCCTGTTGCCATGAGATTTCCCCAGGCAATCTTGAACTTGTCGAAGGATGAAGCTCCAAGAACAGACGCCGCTTTGAGAGAGCACTGTGCGGAAGTAATGAGGACCCTCAGCATTGAGCCACAGGTATTGTTACCGGGCATACGTTTCGTGTTGAAGATGTGGGCTTCATGTAAACTTACCCAaatgtgacgaagcagggaaagcgagagcagacgacggagtggccgatcgctggaaggcgagaaaaacgaaggagctcgggctgcagagaagattaagaagggcgcgcgcaggcgagacagtttttttttggaacgccggcagaacgggcggcaggttgttggagaacccgcatctacgcgcgaggttcgcatacacagggcgcctgtcttcggaacagcgagcgcctcacggtcctcgcctggcaagacctgggacgcggcctgctgctctcggagaacccgcacctacgcgcgaggttccagattgtccaccgccgtcgagacgagcgtcgcaaggtcctggcctggcgcggacgagccctgtctggctaccggctaccgagcgacggttcgttcactcggcccttaacccctgctgctgctacgtcgtttccacaccggacatctacccgacgacgattacgtcatcacagggacgcaaccagcccacagcctcctggtccccaagcaccgccacgtgagacaattgactagtagtgtacgctgccgctttatgtatttcgtgtgtgtatgctgtcaaatacaattgtagtgtggtttgttaacgtcagataccgtctcctccatccgcaacgcgtcacacgctctgcggcgcgacgaacctcaccaacaaacatcacaCCAAACCAGTCGTGATATTCTGTAACCCTATATGCATACATATTATTCTGATTGCAGGTTACTACCCTGGTTGAAGCCGAGACTAGAAAACAAGCGAAATCTACAAAATGGTTTGCTTTCTGGGCAGGTCGCATCACATGGGCAGGTCGCATCATGTGACTGCTTGCCGGGCGAGGGGAACCACAAAGATGGACGCGCTGCCCTTTCGACGCTCGCGCCATCTCGCAGTCCACGCCCATGTGCAACCCTCCTATACTATAATTCTCTATAGTCGGTCAATGGCTGCCTGTTGCGGCCCAAGGCCATAGGGTTCCTGCCGCCTGTTAGGtggcgcacacaaaaaaaaactgaacgtgTACCGATCGATCACAACGTTGCTAATAAATACCTTACGCTATAAAAGTAATATTTTGAAATAACTAGTTAGTAGAATAGTTCTTCATAAATTAAAAATGGTGGTTACCTTGGCTACGGCAAATTCACATGCATCGCTGCTAGGCCTGACCATACCTGGACGTCCTGTTGGCCCTGCATCAGGCGCCATTCTCTCCCACAGGCTACAGCGGTACACATGTTTTACGTATTCAACAAGAAAAGGTAGGCAAATCGAAATAACTTACATTTTAGTGCTCTCGTTTACCAGCGTTTATGGTAGACACAGTAGTGAACTACTAATCTGGACGTCACTGTCCCGCCGgcgcgaaactcaagagaataggcgaacaggtagggcgcatgatccaccgcgtttccaacaagcggggtggtctgcggggcagggacgcgcttcggttcgcccatgccttcgtgactagccggatcctctacgccgtcccataccttcgcactaacaagcaagaagacgaaagaatagatgctaTCATTCGTAAGGctgctaaacgagctctggatctcccggtggccacttccaacgccaaactgagggcgttaggtgtgctgaactcctaccaggagttgcgggaggcccaccttatgaatcaatatacgcggctcgtgcagacggctcccgggcgccgcctgctaaaccgcttacatatacagcacacttgcagtgcagaggaggcggagcgtattctggaactgtggcggcatatgctctcggtcgctccactccccagtaacatggataagcacacgcacgaaagcagaagacaggcgcgggctcggacgcgaggcaacacggctcccgacctggtgtattctacgtagatatagcagggccttcgcccacgggattttacacggcctctgtagttcaccgggaaaagcatgtcaatgggctctcgttccgagcacaaaatccagagcgcgctgaggaagtcgcgatagtgcttgctgctgcggaccccaactcgaaagttatcatcacggactcccggaaagcatgtgctcattacttggtaggagagatatcccccctagccagccaaattctaaaacgggctctcgctgatccagccctgaaacgcatcgtatgggctcctggccatcagggcttacgaggtaatgaggccgctgacgcggccgcccaagcgcttacccaccgggctcctcaccttggctcttatgactcggaggtcaatacaccgctgctgcagttcaaagaaattctgacttattatcgcgacactcaccgcctttacccggctcctgcaaaggggctgagtaaggcggaagagcgaactctaaggcgcctgcagacaggtactctactctgtcctgcaatcctaaaacatttcgatgcgaacacagatgggcggtgcccacactgtggggagacgtgtgatatcttccacatggtatgggcatgtccgaaaaatccccacctacccccttcccctgccccttcccgagaggcatgggagactgccctcctcaactgctcatcactagagtctcaacgggctctggtgagacgggcgcgagtagggacctcgtcatgcggtgtcccggactaaggacgccgaccatgtagcggggtcatgctttggccccgtacctctctcttttataataaatgtttttcatcatgtCCCGCCGGCATGAAacagcgacgattcatcgaggcAAAAATATTAATTCAACCATACTGTCATAGTACtgtcgcgaaggcaatgtctcgcagaaggctgtttttctttttcaactaCAGCTGGAGTTCTTTCTTTGTCAGATGCTCTTGTTAGAGGCGCTATTTTACTACTTTTCTCGAAGAGGAAGCCCCGAGGAACAATGAAAGCTGCATCCGGTCGGTCACTATGCGCCCCGTGCCCCTAAACGAGCAAGCCGCTGCTTGGGCCCTCCGGGGCGTTCGGGGACCGAAATCTGAGCTCTTGTTTGCGCGTCAGGGCTGCTTTAGAGAATGTGTTCGTTTCCAAAAACTGTACAGTTTTGTTGCGAAGCAGGATTCACGCGACCATGTTAACTCATGTTGGGATTGGTTATtttcggcttgcctgattggtccgtATAAGCCGTTTTGCCATTGGTGCAAAACAGTGGTCTTCAGCACTGTCCGCGCACAGGTGGATGCTGAAAAACTCTAAGCAGCGATTAGGGCTCTTTTTGGAGTGAGCGGGCTCGGCATGTAAACTCATGTTGGGATTGGTTATTTTCGGCGTGACTGATTGGTCCGTATAAGCCGTTTTCCCATTGGTGCAAAACAGTGGTCTTCAGCACTGTCCGCGCACAGGTGGATGCTGGAAAACTCTAAGCAGCGATTAGGGCTCTTTTTGGAGTGAGCGGGCTCGGGGTCAACGGCGCATTTCACCACCAAAGACCAGTCATGCAAGTCGAGGGGTCTTCCATCACTTTCCATGTTTTTGTCTTTGTGACTTAGTGCATTGTGTAAATTTAAGTTGTATtagataaataaacccccaatgagtgctccccgaaatcatggTGTCGACTTCTCATCGCTTGCCTGTGCGGAATGGCTCTCACACTTCTTCGTCTCGATGGAAAccagtaataaagaaaaaaaaattcttcgtcTCATTGGTCATCAGATGTGTCTAGCTCTAACAACCCCGATGTTTCGCTACAGTACTGTCAGCGGCGCTCGAGTTCACATGGCCGAATTAACCGGCAGCATTACAACACCCGCGCAAGAAACTGTACACTACGTAAACGTAGACCGAGTCTTGCGCCCGTTCACTCGGCGCTTTTGCCATGAGGCGTTGGCTCTATGAACATTGCAAAGGAACAAAAAGTGAGCTTGTGAGACGGGAACTCATAGCAACGCATCCACCAAGCAGAGAGCCAAGACACGAGCAGCGACGGACGCGGCTGAAAAAGCTCCGGCACCAAActccctttttcttctttcacatGCAACCCGTGCCTATTCACTAATGACTTCAGGTGAATACAGTTTTCTTCTTTAAAACCTTGCTTTCACTCCATCACTTAGATCCTCGCTGACATGGTGCAGCCGTCGCTACGATGTGAATCGACGAACTGCATGGTGAAGGGGAAACGACGCGACGAGATGGAGCGACCCCACGCCGACGTCGTCATTGGACTCGGAAGTGGCCATCGTCGAAAGCCTGCTCACGACCCTCGATAGCAGCACGATGACCACCGCTACGAAATAGCAACTCGTCAACGAGCTGGCAGTGCGAGGAGTATGTATACGATGCTCCAGACGAAAGGAACAGCTCATCGTACGACTCACCCACGACCACACCATTCGCCAAGCCCTACACAGTAAAATTTTTACACCCTTATAGGTGTAAAAGGGTGTTATCGCAATTTACAccctttttttcaaaatttcacaCCCTTTTTTCTTTCGGAACACCCTACAAGAAGGGTGTACAGGCAAAAAGGGTGTTGTTGAACAAGATGAAGGGTGTTAAGGGAAGGACTTAAGGgtgtacccgtgccacacgggcacagaaaatgacattcggtaTTTATAGCGAAGACACGTGCactcagttcccgaatgacattttttctcGGCGTTGCTGTTATGTCctaagcgaatgacatttgacttgatgatttCGATCGCACCACCTTCCTAGTGAGCATTGGGTGAGTATAtatagcaataaaaaataaacaagcgtttacaagcttcatacacatccaATGATAATTGAAAGAATAAATAAGCATATTACACTGCCGTTAGCTTTCGTTCATTAGTTTGTTTCACGACGTTGCAACCAACCATGGCAACTTAAGCCAaagctagtcagatccacagcatAAAAAGGAAATGGCGCCTGGCGCATTTATTTTACATTGCATATATACCAGCTGAAGAGAAGTTTTAAGCAGTTGTTTGAGTGATTGGTGTAAATAAGATACGCGAAAAGTTTCCTTCTAGTCGAATCAAATGTCGTTTTATATTTCTCAATCAAATGAGTCCTGGCGATGACATTAGAGGACGAACGGCATTTGGGCGATTGCGATTTCGTTCATCCGTGATGTGGCACCACGCGAATGGTCTTCAATCTGAAAGCATTATAGGAGATaactgccattttttctgcccgtgtggcacgagTATTAAATGCATCCATGCTTACATATTAAAAAGACTTGAGTGGAGCAAAGTGTATGTTGTACTGCATTTTTTAAGATTATGGTGTCATCGACACCACACAAACAAGGAAATCCTTTATAAAGCCATTGTCACAACGTTATTTTTTGTAATAtctttattttcatatgaaaAGATCATGATATACACTTTTTGCTTCGCAGAAAACTGTACAAGAACAATcaagaaaatgcacaaaaaatgaacACACACTCGCAAAGGTTCAACATGTGTGTAAATATTTTTATATTTACATGTGGAACAAATTTGGTATCGAAAGAAGGAGAGGTACTTTTGAAATAATTTTTCTACAAACGACACTCAAACGACATTCCGGAAAGTTCAAAAGGCTCAAATTCAACAGCCACGACGAGCGCACGCCGTTCTCACGCGCTACTCGAATATAGGATGTGCTTGATCAAGAAGGAGACGCCGCCATTACCACTTCCTTTCGGGAGCGCTGTTAGCACGACGACGGCTGCTGGCCcttcttttttacttctttctcCGGCGGCCGTGGCAGGGCACAGCGCCTTCGGGAAGAGGGGATGAAAGATGTAAGGAGACGAGAGAGAAAGAGTGGCAGCGTCTTTGGAAGGTTACGTTCGCTTGCAAGTGACGACTCCAGCAGCAAACGCGTCAGAGAGGTCGTGTCCATGTAAGCATGGTTTACCCCCTGTCCCTCTCCGCCCCCTCAAATTCAACGTAGAGAAGCGAGCGCGGAGGGAGATACCATTGCATATAGAAGGTGTGATGCTTCCGCACTTTCTCGGCATCTCTTTCCACACCCGCAAGCTTTCACTCCTCCGTCAGTACTCGTGAGTGCGCGCCATTTTGATAACTGCGCCGTTGAAAACGTGACTATCTGCGCCGTTCGCAGAGTGCTGAAGCGTTTGAATAGTATTTGGCGTGCATTTTCTTCACTCGCGCTGAGGACTTTGGAACGTCAATTTTGTGCGCTGCGTCATCCGAGATGCCGCCGATCCGTTGTCTGCTGACTGTACCGCACATTCAGATAAAGCGGACGTACCACTTGGAAGAAGGTTCCGTGGTCGCCCTCAAACATGCGATTGCCACATGTCCTGTCCTTGGGTCGCAAGTTCAACTGTCTTGCAGCAAATTTCAGGTAAGTGACTGCTTATTTGTTCAACTGTGTATTTGTTGAGAGCGATAAGTGTTTTTAATCGTCGTTGAAAGCTGAGgcccgtttttctttttttctttttgctgcgaGTTTGCGTAGTTTCGTATTTAAAGGCTGGGGATGTGCGCTTCTGTACTATTGTTAGTGGGGTCCGGTTTGCCGAAACAGTGTTGCTAAGAGGAAAACTAAGCGTGCAAGTTTTTGTATTATTTTACAACTCATGCGTTTTTATTGTCTGCCTCATACATGTGTACGCGTGCCCGAATTGACAGTATGTCGAAAGGCAACTACATGTTTCGCGTATCGACATCGTAGCTAGGCCTCACTGAAGGCTTGTCAATGGTCGCAAGCCTTGTGTTCACGTTCTGACCGCATTAACCTCTCCTTGATGTAATTTAACTCACCCCTCCCAcacaccacaacaaaaaaaaacacgtgttgATACTCGAGATAACATCGGCTGCGATGTGGCCGAACGAGTTCGCCGTGCACTTTTGAACTTAGTTCGCTGAGCATGCGGCTGAACTACACTCGCTTCAACAAAGTTCGTTGATTTTGAACGGTTGGCAGCGCACACCACTTTTCATAGAATGCACAAATAAAGCATGAGAACGTAGTGAGGCGCTTGCTTTAATATTTTCAAgaatgtcacttttgttcttatcgTACACAAACCTGTGTTATCGTCGATCTAGAGTGTATTGTAAGTTGGAGCGCTCTCGAGTGTTTTGTATTGTTGAATTAACATATATAGCGTGTATGATGCGAGTTGTGGAGTTGTCTCAAGTGTACGTGAGGAGAATTGCATAGTGAGGGGATTAGTCGAAAATTTATTTCGAGTAAAGATGCCTATGCGTacctgcgtgcgtgtttgtgtgcgcgtgcgtgcatgcgcgcgcgcgcgcgcgcgtgtgcgcgcgtgtgtgcgtgtgcgtgtgcgcgcgcgtgcgcgtgcgcgtgtgcgcgtgtgcgcgtgtgcgcgtgcgtgtgtgtgtgtgtgtgtgtgtgtgtgtgtgtgtgtgcaaggcATTCCGGAGGCCGTGTCTCCAACAGGCCATGCGTGCTGGCAGCTGAGCCGTGTCTTCGCGATCTAGGAACATACAGTAGCGAACAAACAAACCCTCATACATCTTTTTCAGTTCATTGACAATATACGGGGTTGGTTTGCAGGTAATGGATCCTCTGTTCAATGAACTTGTCGACCTCGCTACTGAAGACAGCATACCCGATATGTCAAAAATCGTTCTTATGGCACAGCAAGAAAGTAGCGGGAATGAAGCGCCGTCATGTTCATCGTCACAGGTAAATTTTCTGAGTTTTACGTTCTTATTGTTTAATATTATTAAGATTAAATGCTCTTTTATAAATATTTAAATTATCAGTTATTTAGTTTTGATGATCAGTTGCAACTGTTGGCGCGAGCGATTTTTGGCAGCGAGAGCAAAACGGCACGAAATGTCTGAGTTTGTTATCAGCTGATGTCATTCTAGAAGTCCGATGTTAAGTCCTAACGCCTGATGCTCTTCTCTAGATTAGTTATCGAATATGGTACAAATCCTTTCGGATGTTACGATCTAGCTGCTTTTTAAGTTTTACCGGCTTATGTTGATTTGAGTACATTTTGTTGGAATATTACTTATGGCTAGGGACACGTATGCTGTGGGTGAAAGAGGAAGTGTGATTGTGAGCAGCAAAGCAGGGGGACTTGAGTCAAGCGACGTGTTTCTTCGCGGAAGGTGCGGGTGAAATCGGTGTTGTGGAATAGCAGGGAATGAATTaataaattttgaagtattttatTTGAAGTAttatttaaattaaaaaaaattgtattgaagaAATTGTTTTATTATATGCGCTTTTCGCACGCTGGCATGCAAGGCCctggttatgttttttttttgcgtgcgacACAAACTTGCGTGCACTCACGCAATTTTAGGAGGGTGCCTTTTTTTAAccattgcagttttttttaaaataaaaagtcTATGATACGCTGGTTCCTGTCGTTTTCGCACAAACTCGATGGCGAAGCGAAAATAACTTTCTGCAGCTAAAATGACGACCACGTGACAAATTTAAAACTGTTCAATTAGCATTTTAATTTTGGGCTTTAGTGCCGTATATATCAAAGTTCTAGTGGGAAATCATAAGTAATCGCACCTGGCCGGCACGAAGCACAGCATAATACCGAAATGACCCGTGGAGCGGAAATGGTGAAACTTAAATGGAATGGTGCGCCAAAGCAGAATCTGGTCGTAAAAAGTCTGCAAACATCTTAAAATACCCAAGTAGACAGCTTATCATTTGTCTAAGATGGGTGGTCCTGATATTTTCCGTTCTGAAAATATAAAAAGgctaaaaaaaacatttcacttCTCTGCAAAAAGAAATGGCAAAGTGTCTGCGCCAGAGGTTTATTCTTAGACAGGGGAAAAGTTTCATTGCAGTTTTCTTGTGCACAGTGCATAAATAGTACGAGAGAGCGTGTACCAGTTCATGGAAATGCCGATTTTTGCTTGCACTACCAGGTGCAATGAAAAGCTTAAACCAGCTCTGCCGTTATTATTGTAAAATACCTACCACCTCGTCATTGCAATGTATGAATACCAACTTGCCGCTGCCCTCTCTGCTATGCATTGTATCTCAATATTGTATATTGTGCATTCCCACCTCTGAAACTGCCCGCGAGGGCTTACAGTAATATAATAAATGATGGCAGTGTGAGCTATAGCAATAGGTTTACAGTTTCTAGAATGTGTTGTGAAAGACTGGCGTGTATTTAAATATCTCCATGCTATAAGCAATATCTAGTACATTTACTGACCAAAGTAATAAAAGATGGAGCTCTCAATTATCGTAACACTGCAACTTTACGAAACACAGCTTATTAAGTTGCCCTTGCTATGTTATTACTCACTACTCACCAACAGCTAGCGAAGTACCATTGAACAACACTGCCAATGGAGTGCAGCGGAGTTTATTAGGGTGCCTAATGAGACATAAAAATGTTGTTTATAGCCCATAGTATGGATCTTTACTTGTATGCGGGTCTTGTTAGCTTTCTGAAATGTCAATGAGGTATTATAAATGAGTTCTTTGGAGATCCGCAAGGTGGCAGAAGGTATTTTGCAAGAACCAGGCCAGTTTGCAGAAATGCGTATACTAACGCATTAGTGATTACGATTTTCTGACCTCCTGGTTGAAAAATGGTTCTCAAGCAAATGCCTTCAGTCTTGTGAGAGGCCATGGATTGCAGATATAAGAAATTTATTTGCCCCTTCTGCAAACatatgaaaagaagaaaacaaaaaatatccTCTTTGCTGAGTTTGTGGAAATATTAATAATTTGTTTTTTATTGAAATGGTGCCACTGTTTCAACTCAGTGGGGTTCGTTTACTTCACTATTGGCATGAAAGTAATACCTTAAAAGTGACTTCAATGAAACCAATATATGGGATTTCTCAAAAATGAAAAACGAGACCTAAACAGCTCAACATAAACAGTTGTAGCCATCTGGCATCAGGGAACAAAAGTATCATGAATATAGCCTTATTATAATAAGTTCAATTGCAGACTAACGTCTGCTGATAAAAAGTGCAGTCATCATGGCTCATTTCGTTACCAAGTCTCATGACAGATACATGCTCATCGACAGTAGTGAAATGGTTAATGTGCTGGTTGTCCTCCCCTTATTTGTATCATGTAAAAGTTGCATTATTGTTCGTTCCTTTGCTTTCAGGGCACATTACAAGCTGTTGTTGAAACTGGTGAGCAAGACACACCAAGCATGGTCATTGAGCCTGTCGAGCGGTAAGAGCTTTTTTAGGATCATTTGTAATTGCTCATTTGTAATAACTTTTCGGTACAAAATTAAAAACACCTTAATCGAGGAGGTTAGtaagtttaaatacctaggtatcGTATTGAACTCCAGATTAGATTGGAACGACCACATTCAGCAGGTAACTTTTTCAGCGCTAAAAAAACTTGGTCTTTTACGGCATAAACTTCGAGGTACACCTAGTAACGTTAAGCTTTTAGCGTATAATTCCATAATTAGGCTTAAACTGGAGTATGCAGCGGTTGTTTGGGACCCGTACACAAACAAAAACATTAACGAATTGGAGAAGGTTCAGAGGAGGGCTGTCcgttttatttataataaatataaaagaagtgattctccgtcaggtatcatgacactcaataaaatccaaccactacacattagacgccaaattgcccgcttagcttttatggaatccctaattaagtgtaagactggattatcacccactccattcattagtccgtccaccacgaggaaaacacgacacacccatagccacagtttatccccattctttgcccgaacaaatacctttaagttttcatattttccacgcacggtagATGACTGGAATAAATTGCCAGAAAGAATTTTTAGTGGAAATTTTATGACAGCCCTACACGATCATTTTAGAAACTTTTAATTACTGACGATCGGGTTTTTAGCAATGTTACTTGGGGTTGtgcgtgattttctagttttatttggattggaaaccctgctatgtttgtgcgaaaagtcggtttcaccgtggcttgtttattttgtagttctaagtgaattctgcgttttgttgcttcattgtttttttttgcattgcattgtatgtgcatgaacattctttttttctgcccgtcctgcttggaccattaaattggtctgcagtattgtataaataaataaaaattgcagTATGAACAGCTATGAGTTATGGGTAGAGATGTGCAAATATTAGTTCACCATATTGAAGCAGTTCCGAGTAATAAAAACCAGGTTGAATTGAATATATTCAATTCAGAATGATACATCAACAAACTAGGAAAAGATCAACTTGAAATGAAAATTATCACCAATAAGCATTACATAAGAATTATGCAGTGTTGTTTGAGGGTACCTCATTTGCAGTTATTTAACATGTTTGTGAAGGAATGATAGCTGTTTGGTATAATTAGAGAGCTGTGACACGAATGTACGTCACCATTTCTCTAGACAGTAACAACAGCTGTTCACCAGTCACACTAGTGCTTATGTGTTGATCTTGTCATCATAGCTTAATCCTTTAAATAAACCTGAAAAACTTATTACGTAAACTTTGCAACATTACTCGTGGCTATATAAATATTTGTGTTCATTTGGCATGTATTATTACAAAGTCATATTCTGTTGAAATATTTCAAATAATGTAATTTTTTAATTGTATAACTTTCTAAtcaaaagcattattagaagatAAGAACACTGATTGGTTAATGACTTGCAGTCTTCTCAAAGCCATGGCGATTTTAGAGCTACACTTACACATGTGCATTCAGGAATTGCAGAAGTGCAATGAATATGCAGTAAGAAATGCTTGTTCTAGTCATGTTCTTCTTATCTTCCACCTTGATCAAAACTACTTGAGCTGTTTTTATAGATGTGAGGCACACTTCAAGCATTGCAATAACAATCCAGCCATGACATTCAACTTGACTGTTAATATCTATTGCAAACTCACTTTTTCAGCTTCTATAGCCTTGAGAACACTATAAATCAAGCAGACAAGCTAGATGTTTTATTGTGAATGACTCATAAACTTTTAAACTGCTGATATATAAACTGCTGTCTAGCACTTTTGGCCTGAGTGTGTTTGTGTTGCTTTTACTGCAGGTTTCTTGTTGTTTGTTTTATTCAGCCCAAATATCTGCTAATTTCTGGCTTTATTTTTAACGTGAGCATGAGCAGAAAGATTACCCGAAGTGTTATTTTTCTTGCGGTAATTTGCATCATGATACATTTTTTACAGCCCACTCGGCTCAGGGGATAATGATGGCATAAATTTTAAACTACCCAGCCTTGGTGCCCTCCATGAAAAAGTGATAAGCTCTCCGCTGCTAACACCTTCTACATTCAGGCAAATCATTGACATCCTGCACAATGAAATGGCCAAGTACACACTGTGAGTACACAGAGGTGCACATTTAAATATAGTGTCTTGCCCTGTTAAACTTCAAGTTGTGACAGCTTAAGCTGCGATGCTCAACTGTCTTGCAGGTATCCAACGCGTTGTTTCTACAGTAAGGTGACAACCCTGCTCCTTGACAAGTATCCACAGCTGAAAGATGTAATTGGAAGTGGGCACGTAAGTACTGTTATGCTGTAAGATATGTGATACTTACGCTTAATCACATTGCTCCCTAATGTTCCTTAAAGCTCCTTAATCACATTTAAAAGCAGTTTTGggtacattt
The nucleotide sequence above comes from Rhipicephalus microplus isolate Deutch F79 chromosome 2, USDA_Rmic, whole genome shotgun sequence. Encoded proteins:
- the LOC119161216 gene encoding uncharacterized protein LOC119161216, with amino-acid sequence MPPIRCLLTVPHIQIKRTYHLEEGSVVALKHAIATCPVLGSQVQLSCSKFQVMDPLFNELVDLATEDSIPDMSKIVLMAQQESSGNEAPSCSSSQGTLQAVVETGEQDTPSMVIEPVERPLGSGDNDGINFKLPSLGALHEKVISSPLLTPSTFRQIIDILHNEMAKYTLYPTRCFYSKVTTLLLDKYPQLKDVIGSGHDSWKVALRNKYKNLRRKLDDHEDVLASRQKFGAQRKTGGTTELQRKKAGKMSVSITDLTAEDDDSIAKHEDRLVLETKKLLPDEQLVEKLMALTAGKRLPDVATKTIRDVKKNYPYMMDFQRFCNDFTRLTDIKPVGKVSTAIDKLTQLAVMKKIRCSENTRQMLERARQMDLKRMRTRREFMRILFQLGLYSILEI